ACTTCCTACGACAGCTAACTAAGGCAGAAGAAAGGGCAGAATCGAAACAGTCCATTATCGAAAGCCAGCAAGCTTTTATTGCGGATATGCGACTTGAACACCAGGAGCACATGCGAAGTATGCAGACTGCGCTGGCTAAAAGTCAAACCATCAATGAGAACCTAGTTACAGTAACAGCACAGCAGCAGCGTTATATCGAAGGGCTCAAAGCTCATCGGCGAACCGTTGAGAACATGGACAGAAAAATCGATAAAGTGTTACTAAAAATTGCAGAGAAATGAGGAATGGAAAAATGGAATTTGGAAAAGAGCTTTTAGCGTATATGACATTCTTGGCCATGGTAGTACCGCTTGTTGTGCAGGCGATTAAGAAGACGGGGGTTATTCCCAAGAAGTGGCTGCCTATCGCATCCATTGTGTTGGGTGTAGGCCTTGGCTTACTCGCTCTCGGCTTACCAGGGGCGGGTAGCGCCTACGTAATGGCTTGGGCTGGTGGGTTAGCTGGTGCGGGCGGTACAGGCGTGTTTGAAATCTTCACGAACCGCGAGAAAAAATATAGCAAGGAGGACGAATAAATATGAAAATCAATGAATTGAAGTTAGCAATTTTCGCAGGGCATGGTGGGGTTGATCCAGGTGCTTCTTCCACGTA
The sequence above is drawn from the Listeria weihenstephanensis genome and encodes:
- a CDS encoding holin — protein: MEFGKELLAYMTFLAMVVPLVVQAIKKTGVIPKKWLPIASIVLGVGLGLLALGLPGAGSAYVMAWAGGLAGAGGTGVFEIFTNREKKYSKEDE